A genomic window from Oceanobacillus timonensis includes:
- a CDS encoding ATP-grasp domain-containing protein: MNYILISPYYPKNFQNFAYRLKDAGVHVFGIGEEPYEQLGSKLQKSLSEYYRVKSLKNLDEVKRAVAFLFFKHGPIDRIESHNEHWLELDAQLREQFHVYGNKPADLKKVKLKSEMKKLFRKAGVPVVEGSVVKNKQELTEAVAQLGLPVIAKPDNGVGSAATFKLSSEEDVHQFEAEWAEKTAYFLEPYIEGGKLCTFDGLTDQEGNIVFQTSFTYNVPTLELVQEQLDLFYVIQKEIEPKLEAYGKAIVKTFGMKERFFHIEFFQLETGDYVALEYNNRLAGGYTIDMYNYAYSIDLFAQYATLVTGGKFKEPDVPNQFCIGVTQRDAYQYQNDTKAIRDKFGDKVKFAERMPEAFAHLQGNQFYAINAETEDEVNQITRFVHERKK, translated from the coding sequence ATGAATTATATTCTAATTTCGCCATATTATCCCAAAAATTTTCAAAATTTTGCGTATCGATTGAAAGATGCAGGTGTGCATGTTTTCGGAATTGGAGAAGAGCCCTATGAGCAATTAGGCTCGAAATTACAGAAATCTTTAAGCGAATATTATCGTGTGAAAAGTTTAAAGAATCTGGATGAAGTAAAACGCGCTGTGGCATTTTTATTTTTTAAACATGGCCCTATTGACCGGATTGAATCGCATAATGAACATTGGTTAGAGCTTGATGCACAACTCCGGGAACAATTTCATGTGTATGGAAATAAACCAGCGGATTTAAAAAAGGTAAAATTGAAATCAGAAATGAAAAAACTGTTCCGAAAAGCCGGTGTTCCGGTAGTAGAGGGAAGTGTTGTTAAAAATAAACAGGAACTGACGGAAGCTGTAGCACAATTAGGTCTTCCGGTGATTGCAAAACCGGATAATGGTGTTGGCTCTGCCGCGACGTTTAAATTAAGCTCAGAGGAAGATGTACATCAATTTGAGGCAGAATGGGCGGAAAAAACTGCGTATTTCCTGGAACCTTATATTGAGGGAGGAAAACTTTGTACGTTTGATGGCTTAACGGATCAGGAAGGGAATATTGTTTTTCAGACAAGCTTCACATATAATGTGCCGACATTAGAGCTTGTTCAGGAGCAGCTGGATTTATTTTATGTCATCCAAAAAGAAATCGAACCCAAATTGGAGGCTTATGGAAAAGCCATCGTGAAAACGTTTGGCATGAAAGAACGTTTTTTCCATATTGAATTTTTCCAATTAGAAACTGGAGATTACGTCGCGCTGGAATATAATAATCGTCTGGCAGGAGGCTATACGATTGATATGTATAACTATGCTTATTCAATAGATTTATTTGCGCAATATGCAACGCTAGTGACAGGAGGGAAATTTAAGGAGCCAGATGTACCTAATCAGTTCTGTATCGGCGTGACACAACGTGATGCGTATCAGTATCAAAACGATACCAAGGCAATCCGTGACAAATTTGGTGATAAGGTAAAGTTTGCCGAGCGTATGCCGGAAGCGTTTGCCCACCTGCAGGGGAATCAATTTTATGCGATTAATGCAGAAACAGAAGATGAAGTGAACCAGATCACCCGTTTTGTACATGAACGAAAAAAATAG
- a CDS encoding globin-coupled sensor protein yields MKSIFRKDEREANLLERSKAEHVVLENLHQTDLALQLQISKITKQDLAIAKLLKPIIKDNINIIIDAFYDNLALSPKLMRIIENNSSIHRLKQTLQTHMIEMFSGEVNQAFIDKRRRIARVHVHIGLEPKWYIASFQELFFQISKLLSDTYKDRENFLSAVQVTNKLLNFEQQIVLEAYEADIAEKRNAMDDKNRNLITSMKETAERLNTLSVETNQAVAKMVEQADRIRHISKQGEEVAATTSASAQQGVEQTQSTNAGMSHLDNHMTRVMERLEQLTNSAEEIKSVISIVESIAGQTNLLALNASIEAARVGEQGKGFAVVADEVRKLAEQSQNAVAEVSNLILETNEQVSNSHEAIKETQEEVKKVREQTADTEAILSRVSESMTLISENSSNIQQSLEENQQSIHEIESSMREIENCSLEFHTIED; encoded by the coding sequence TTGAAAAGTATTTTTCGAAAAGATGAGCGTGAAGCAAATTTATTGGAACGAAGTAAAGCAGAACACGTGGTTTTAGAAAATCTGCATCAAACAGATTTGGCGTTGCAACTGCAAATATCAAAAATAACGAAACAAGATTTGGCTATTGCTAAATTATTAAAGCCGATAATCAAAGATAATATCAACATCATTATCGATGCTTTCTATGATAATTTAGCCCTTTCTCCAAAATTAATGAGAATTATTGAAAATAACAGTTCCATTCACCGTTTAAAACAAACATTGCAAACCCATATGATTGAAATGTTTTCCGGCGAAGTAAATCAAGCATTTATTGATAAGCGTCGAAGGATTGCCAGGGTGCATGTACATATTGGTCTGGAGCCTAAATGGTATATTGCCTCCTTTCAAGAGCTTTTCTTTCAAATATCCAAGTTACTATCCGATACATATAAGGACAGGGAAAATTTTTTGAGTGCTGTTCAGGTAACGAATAAGTTATTAAATTTTGAACAGCAGATTGTTTTAGAAGCGTATGAAGCAGATATCGCTGAAAAAAGAAATGCGATGGATGACAAAAACCGGAATCTGATTACTTCCATGAAGGAAACGGCAGAACGGTTGAACACCCTATCTGTGGAAACGAATCAGGCTGTAGCAAAAATGGTAGAGCAGGCAGATCGAATTCGTCACATTTCCAAACAAGGAGAAGAGGTTGCAGCGACGACAAGTGCTTCTGCGCAACAGGGAGTAGAACAGACACAGAGCACGAATGCGGGCATGTCGCACTTGGATAATCATATGACACGTGTTATGGAAAGGTTAGAACAGCTGACGAATAGTGCGGAGGAAATAAAATCGGTGATTTCCATTGTAGAATCGATTGCAGGACAGACGAATTTGTTAGCTTTGAATGCGTCTATTGAAGCAGCCAGAGTCGGAGAACAGGGAAAAGGTTTTGCTGTGGTAGCGGATGAAGTGCGCAAACTTGCAGAGCAATCTCAAAATGCTGTTGCAGAAGTAAGCAACCTGATTCTAGAGACAAATGAACAGGTTTCAAACAGCCATGAAGCTATCAAAGAAACACAAGAGGAAGTCAAAAAAGTCCGTGAACAAACAGCGGATACAGAAGCCATCCTAAGCCGGGTTTCTGAATCCATGACACTTATCTCAGAGAATAGCAGCAACATTCAGCAGTCCCTGGAAGAAAATCAGCAGAGTATCCATGAAATAGAATCCTCCATGCGGGAGATTGAGAACTGTTCATTGGAATTCCATACGATAGAAGATTAG
- a CDS encoding ABC transporter permease, producing the protein MLKKKRNVIAFSTLAILTIATITANYWLPVSPGFIDATQRLLSPSGAHWFGTDHFGRDVFALTVVAARVSLTVGVTVAVLATVLGTITGLIAGYYKKADFIIMRVIDGMLAFPSLLLALALVAALGGSVTNIIIALTFSFWPVMTRIVRSAVLQINAVQYIEAAKTSGVSDPVILSKYVLPNVLSPIIVQGTFIFAKAILAEAALSFLGVGVEPSTPTWGNMLQESQIYISTAPWISIFPGLAIVVTVLALNMLGDGMRDAFDPHAKRTKKRKKRMTEAKMAS; encoded by the coding sequence ATGCTGAAGAAAAAAAGAAATGTAATTGCTTTTTCCACCTTGGCAATTTTAACCATCGCAACGATAACAGCTAATTATTGGCTCCCTGTTTCTCCAGGTTTTATAGATGCCACGCAGCGATTGCTTTCTCCGTCCGGAGCTCATTGGTTTGGTACGGATCACTTTGGAAGAGATGTATTTGCATTAACCGTGGTAGCGGCAAGAGTCTCTTTAACAGTTGGTGTGACAGTGGCTGTATTAGCAACGGTTTTAGGGACAATAACCGGACTGATAGCAGGTTATTATAAAAAAGCTGATTTTATTATTATGCGCGTTATTGACGGAATGCTGGCTTTTCCTTCTTTGCTTCTGGCGTTGGCACTGGTTGCAGCGTTGGGAGGGAGTGTGACCAATATCATTATTGCGTTAACCTTTTCCTTTTGGCCGGTGATGACAAGAATTGTGCGTTCGGCAGTATTACAAATTAATGCTGTGCAATACATTGAAGCAGCAAAAACTTCCGGGGTCAGTGATCCGGTGATTCTATCCAAATATGTATTGCCAAATGTCCTGTCTCCGATTATCGTGCAGGGTACGTTTATTTTTGCCAAAGCCATTCTTGCTGAAGCTGCGCTAAGTTTCTTGGGAGTTGGTGTAGAACCTTCCACGCCAACTTGGGGAAATATGCTGCAAGAATCGCAAATATATATTTCTACAGCTCCTTGGATTTCGATTTTTCCAGGACTGGCCATTGTCGTTACCGTCCTTGCTTTAAACATGCTTGGTGATGGGATGCGTGATGCATTTGATCCACATGCAAAAAGGACGAAAAAAAGGAAAAAACGGATGACGGAAGCAAAAATGGCTTCTTAA
- a CDS encoding PTS sugar transporter has translation MKNIAIIGSSGGNLFNLGGKNPRKLLDEIKNQCHAADFNIAAIQFIATEVSMDQAKADSKTSLFRMDEEEQITQTATNTLEKINEQAKTIDEQIAALIRNQTVDGLIVMSADAKSANQQTIDAAVEKNIPIVGTGGTSMATISTKGANVIAQSGTTGTTNRTRAISFITSLATYWDVKYKPIIGTANKMDTENSGSIWKNINIRGIMVSALPGFIAMALVLALSKIPIFSGLQDIFDVMIGALPIIIAAIAAKQVSNLDEVSIVAGVVAGVLSVDGGIIGGLIGGILAGVFVHYFFQKCIRWKFPMTTVNIVTGGLAGLLAGLLVYFLFAPVALFIGDGIKIAIESAIAFNPILAGLLGGLLIWPAILGGIYHAAILPIVLLEMEQTGVSFLGAIDMVGLVMVSAGINLANMVAPREKGEAAAATPGFLINMGFGTFVEAAYPFMFSNKIVFTGAILSAGVGGALVGLFDIRGTAYVPTFTTPFLSDHPLGFVIAMLASFALSFAVTLIANKKKKVEEEGVSA, from the coding sequence TTGAAAAATATTGCTATCATTGGTAGCTCGGGCGGCAACTTGTTTAATTTAGGAGGGAAAAATCCAAGGAAATTATTAGATGAGATTAAAAATCAATGTCATGCCGCAGATTTTAACATTGCTGCCATTCAATTTATTGCTACGGAAGTTTCCATGGATCAGGCAAAAGCGGACTCAAAAACAAGCCTGTTTCGTATGGATGAAGAAGAACAGATAACACAAACTGCTACCAATACATTAGAAAAAATAAATGAACAAGCAAAAACGATCGACGAGCAAATAGCTGCTCTGATACGTAATCAAACAGTCGATGGGTTAATCGTTATGAGCGCAGATGCAAAGAGCGCGAATCAACAAACCATTGACGCAGCCGTTGAAAAGAACATTCCTATCGTTGGAACAGGTGGAACATCGATGGCAACCATCAGTACAAAAGGTGCCAATGTTATTGCTCAATCAGGAACGACGGGGACCACTAATCGAACACGAGCAATCTCGTTCATTACCTCCCTTGCAACCTATTGGGATGTGAAATATAAACCAATTATTGGTACTGCCAATAAAATGGATACGGAAAACAGCGGAAGCATTTGGAAAAATATTAATATTCGCGGCATCATGGTTTCTGCGTTACCAGGCTTTATAGCGATGGCACTCGTTCTCGCACTAAGTAAGATTCCAATATTCAGCGGTCTGCAAGATATTTTTGATGTGATGATTGGAGCACTACCGATTATTATTGCAGCAATTGCAGCAAAACAAGTATCTAATTTAGATGAAGTATCAATTGTTGCTGGTGTTGTAGCCGGCGTATTATCCGTAGATGGCGGCATTATCGGCGGTCTTATCGGCGGTATTTTAGCCGGGGTTTTCGTACATTATTTCTTTCAAAAGTGCATTCGCTGGAAATTCCCGATGACAACCGTCAATATCGTCACGGGAGGATTAGCCGGTTTACTCGCAGGGTTATTAGTCTACTTTTTATTCGCACCCGTTGCATTGTTTATCGGCGATGGAATTAAAATTGCAATCGAGTCAGCCATTGCATTTAACCCTATTCTGGCTGGACTATTAGGTGGTCTGCTCATTTGGCCAGCCATTTTAGGCGGGATATATCATGCAGCTATTCTGCCCATCGTATTATTGGAAATGGAACAAACAGGAGTAAGTTTCTTAGGAGCCATCGATATGGTTGGTTTAGTTATGGTATCTGCTGGAATCAACTTAGCAAACATGGTTGCTCCAAGAGAGAAAGGGGAAGCAGCAGCTGCAACTCCAGGGTTCTTGATTAATATGGGATTCGGAACATTTGTGGAAGCGGCTTATCCGTTCATGTTCTCTAATAAAATTGTTTTTACCGGTGCCATTCTATCAGCTGGAGTCGGCGGCGCACTAGTCGGTCTGTTTGACATTCGCGGAACAGCTTATGTACCAACATTTACTACACCATTTTTATCGGATCATCCTTTGGGCTTTGTTATTGCCATGCTTGCTTCATTTGCGCTGTCTTTTGCAGTTACTTTGATTGCAAATAAGAAAAAGAAAGTAGAAGAGGAGGGCGTAAGTGCTTAA
- a CDS encoding ABC transporter ATP-binding protein: protein MSEPLLELNDVKMYFPIKEKLLKKPTKHVKAVNGVSLTVQRGETLGIVGESGCGKSTLARTIVGLLEPTSGDIYFEGESIPGYNRKQMHALRKDIQIVYQDPYTSLNPRMKTGEIIAAPLKAFKMTENLQERVDELLELVGLKKEDADKFPHQFSGGQRQRIGIARALALKPKLLILDEPVSALDVSVQAQVINLLEDLQEELGLTYVFIAHDLSVIKHIADKVAVMYLGKVMELTDSDTLYHHAEHPYTNALLSAIPLPDPEKERQRQRITLQGDLPSPANPPSGCIFHTRCPIAQASCKQAVPELEEKDRKNHRVACFYPQETKEMVLNQ from the coding sequence ATGTCTGAGCCGTTACTGGAATTAAATGATGTAAAAATGTATTTTCCAATAAAAGAAAAATTATTAAAGAAGCCAACCAAACATGTGAAAGCAGTTAATGGTGTCAGTTTAACTGTGCAACGAGGGGAAACCTTAGGAATTGTAGGCGAATCAGGATGCGGGAAAAGTACATTGGCACGAACAATCGTAGGCCTTTTGGAGCCGACATCTGGTGATATTTACTTTGAAGGGGAAAGTATCCCGGGGTACAATAGAAAGCAGATGCATGCATTACGCAAAGATATCCAAATCGTATATCAAGACCCTTACACCAGTTTAAATCCACGAATGAAAACCGGCGAAATTATTGCAGCACCGCTAAAAGCATTTAAAATGACAGAGAATTTACAAGAACGGGTTGATGAATTATTGGAACTTGTCGGTTTAAAGAAAGAAGATGCAGATAAATTTCCGCATCAATTTTCCGGTGGTCAACGTCAGCGGATTGGTATTGCCAGGGCGTTGGCATTAAAACCAAAGTTATTAATTCTGGATGAACCGGTAAGTGCATTGGATGTATCTGTGCAGGCTCAAGTAATCAATTTGCTGGAAGATTTGCAGGAAGAGCTGGGACTGACATATGTATTTATTGCGCATGACCTTTCGGTGATTAAACATATCGCCGATAAAGTTGCTGTTATGTATCTTGGAAAAGTAATGGAATTAACGGACAGTGACACGCTGTATCATCATGCGGAGCATCCATATACCAATGCGCTGTTGTCCGCCATTCCGTTGCCTGATCCGGAAAAAGAAAGACAACGTCAACGCATCACGCTCCAAGGAGATCTACCGTCTCCTGCCAATCCGCCATCGGGTTGTATCTTCCATACGAGATGCCCGATTGCTCAAGCGTCTTGTAAACAAGCTGTTCCTGAACTGGAAGAGAAGGATAGGAAGAATCATCGAGTTGCTTGTTTTTACCCGCAAGAAACCAAAGAAATGGTTCTTAACCAATAA
- a CDS encoding ABC transporter permease translates to MLQYTIRRLISIIPVLLIVSIIVFMIVHLTPGNPAYLILGEDSSEEAVQQLEEQLGLNQPAVMQFFDWGTNVLTGDLGESVYSSEPVLSIILDRIGPTFSVMVISMIFTLVIAIPVAIFVVWKRQTVLDPLFISASLLGASIPEFWFAMLLVLGLGVSIPIFPVAGYIPIAEGFIPWLHHLILPAFVLATVEIGLISRMLRDGMLEAVNQDYTKTARAKGIKESMVLMKHVFSNALIPTTTVIGVTIAGLLGGTVIIETIFTIPGIGQLLIDSIHRRDYPVIQGVVLFIAVVYVIINLLVDLLYGLLDPRIRYD, encoded by the coding sequence TTGTTACAATATACCATACGTCGGCTGATATCTATTATTCCAGTTTTGCTGATTGTCAGTATTATAGTTTTTATGATTGTTCATTTAACTCCAGGTAATCCGGCTTACCTGATTCTTGGGGAAGACAGCTCGGAGGAGGCAGTCCAACAGCTGGAAGAACAATTGGGATTAAACCAGCCGGCAGTCATGCAGTTTTTTGACTGGGGTACGAATGTACTTACAGGAGATTTAGGAGAATCTGTGTATTCTTCCGAACCAGTTCTATCTATTATATTGGACAGAATTGGTCCAACCTTCAGTGTGATGGTGATTTCCATGATTTTTACGCTAGTTATTGCTATCCCTGTAGCGATTTTCGTTGTCTGGAAGCGACAAACGGTATTAGACCCATTATTTATTTCCGCATCTTTGTTAGGAGCTTCCATTCCGGAATTCTGGTTTGCTATGCTGCTGGTTCTGGGATTGGGTGTCAGCATACCGATTTTTCCGGTTGCAGGATATATCCCGATTGCAGAAGGGTTTATACCATGGCTGCACCATTTAATATTGCCGGCATTTGTGCTGGCGACTGTGGAAATAGGTTTAATTTCCAGAATGTTACGAGATGGAATGTTGGAAGCGGTAAATCAAGATTATACCAAAACAGCGCGTGCGAAAGGCATTAAAGAAAGCATGGTGCTGATGAAACATGTTTTTTCGAATGCATTAATCCCGACAACTACGGTGATTGGTGTGACGATAGCAGGGTTATTAGGCGGCACTGTCATTATTGAAACGATATTTACAATACCGGGAATTGGACAGCTGCTGATTGACTCTATCCATCGGAGAGATTATCCCGTCATTCAAGGGGTTGTTTTATTCATTGCTGTAGTCTACGTGATTATCAATTTACTCGTTGATTTGCTTTATGGATTGCTTGATCCACGAATCCGATATGATTAA
- a CDS encoding ABC transporter ATP-binding protein — MLEVKNLKSYIDTEGGIVKAVDDVSFQIQAGETVCIVGESGSGKSVLAHSIMQLNPSPPVFYPEGEISFEEKNILDMSEKEIRKMRGHDIAMIFQDPMSSLNPVFKIGDQLIEAIRSHEKKSKKDAKKRALELLTDVGIPDPERRLQDYPHQFSGGMRQRVLIAIALAGRPKVLIADEPTTALDVTIQAQILELMRTIQKKYGTAIILITHDLGVVAQVADRVLVMYAGRIVEEGSVSDIFYRSTMPYTWSLLRSMPRIDTESSGRLIPIQGQPSNLIERPQGCHFHPRCPFAKEACLEIDPSLTERGEGHWAACILSEGEFNQAKQELEENAQKGAVK, encoded by the coding sequence ATGCTTGAAGTAAAAAATCTAAAAAGCTACATTGATACAGAAGGCGGAATAGTGAAAGCAGTAGACGATGTTTCTTTCCAGATTCAAGCGGGGGAAACCGTATGTATTGTAGGAGAGTCAGGAAGCGGGAAAAGTGTTTTAGCACATTCTATCATGCAGTTAAACCCTTCTCCTCCTGTTTTCTATCCTGAAGGAGAAATTTCGTTTGAAGAAAAAAATATACTTGATATGAGTGAAAAAGAAATTCGCAAAATGAGAGGTCATGACATCGCGATGATTTTTCAAGACCCGATGTCCAGTTTGAATCCTGTTTTCAAGATTGGAGATCAATTAATCGAAGCGATTCGGTCTCACGAAAAAAAATCTAAAAAAGATGCAAAAAAGCGTGCATTAGAGTTATTGACCGACGTTGGTATACCTGATCCGGAAAGGAGATTGCAAGATTATCCACATCAGTTTTCCGGAGGGATGCGTCAGCGTGTTTTAATTGCAATCGCGCTGGCAGGTCGCCCAAAAGTTTTAATTGCTGATGAACCTACGACAGCGCTTGATGTAACCATACAGGCTCAAATTTTGGAATTAATGCGGACGATTCAAAAAAAGTATGGAACCGCCATTATTCTAATCACGCATGATCTGGGTGTGGTTGCACAGGTTGCAGACAGAGTACTTGTGATGTATGCAGGCAGGATTGTAGAAGAAGGAAGCGTGTCAGATATATTCTATCGCTCTACTATGCCATATACATGGTCTTTATTACGGTCCATGCCACGCATTGATACGGAATCATCCGGCCGGTTAATACCAATTCAAGGACAGCCCAGCAATTTGATTGAACGGCCACAAGGCTGTCATTTTCATCCAAGATGTCCATTTGCGAAAGAGGCATGTTTAGAAATAGACCCTTCCTTAACAGAACGCGGAGAAGGGCATTGGGCTGCATGTATCTTATCAGAAGGAGAATTCAATCAAGCGAAACAGGAATTGGAAGAAAATGCGCAGAAAGGAGCTGTCAAATAA
- a CDS encoding mechanosensitive ion channel family protein encodes MAWVENINWEQFLLDTGMTILKLVVTLLVFWIVRAVGKKLIKKSFTKAQVSRKMSAGRTKTLQSLSISVYSYVLIFITLVIILGIFNINAAGLIAGAGVVGLAIGFGAQGLVSDVVTGFFLLLEKQVDVGDYVTVAGFDGVVEDVGLRTMQIRSFDGTLNYVPNREIGSLSNHSRGSMEALVDIAIPYADNIDEAVNTIQAACDAIKEDNPKIVEGPDVLGVQTFGSAEITLRVIAKTEAMAQWKVERDLRKAIKEALDAKQEDPENTYAERLQE; translated from the coding sequence TTGGCTTGGGTAGAAAACATAAATTGGGAGCAATTCCTATTAGACACCGGAATGACCATCTTAAAACTGGTTGTAACCTTGCTTGTTTTTTGGATTGTCCGTGCGGTTGGAAAAAAATTGATTAAGAAATCTTTTACAAAAGCGCAGGTTAGTCGAAAAATGTCTGCCGGCAGAACGAAAACATTACAATCTCTGTCAATAAGCGTGTATTCATATGTTTTAATATTTATTACGCTAGTGATTATTCTGGGCATATTTAACATTAACGCAGCAGGACTGATTGCCGGAGCAGGTGTTGTAGGCCTGGCAATCGGGTTTGGTGCACAAGGTTTGGTCAGCGATGTTGTTACTGGATTTTTCCTTCTTTTAGAAAAGCAGGTGGATGTCGGTGATTATGTGACTGTTGCCGGATTTGATGGTGTTGTAGAGGATGTCGGTTTGCGTACGATGCAAATCCGCAGCTTTGATGGGACATTAAATTATGTGCCAAACAGAGAAATCGGTTCGTTAAGTAATCACTCCCGCGGAAGTATGGAGGCGTTAGTAGATATTGCCATCCCATACGCAGATAATATTGATGAAGCGGTGAATACGATTCAAGCAGCATGTGATGCTATCAAGGAAGACAATCCGAAAATCGTAGAAGGCCCGGATGTACTGGGTGTACAGACCTTTGGTTCTGCAGAAATTACTTTACGTGTGATTGCTAAAACAGAGGCAATGGCACAGTGGAAAGTAGAACGTGATTTGCGGAAAGCGATTAAAGAAGCACTGGATGCAAAACAGGAAGATCCTGAAAATACGTATGCTGAAAGATTACAGGAGTAG
- a CDS encoding esterase family protein, giving the protein MHMEQLSHWSGELGREMPLNRYGHSGMPIVVFPSSGGSHFEYNDFGMIDASQEFIESGKVQFFALASIDSESWLHDSKPAHDRALAHEAYDRYVIGEAIPFIKHQTNWFDPMMATGCSMGAYHALNFFLRHPDVFQTTVALSGVYDARFFFGDYRDDPLVYENSPSDYIWNQNDGWFMDRYRSAKTIICTGLGDWEQDGLPSFYTLKEAFAEKQIPAWFDEWGDDVSHDWIWWRKQMPYYLKKLFS; this is encoded by the coding sequence ATGCATATGGAACAATTAAGCCATTGGAGCGGAGAATTAGGCAGGGAGATGCCTCTAAATAGATATGGACACAGCGGTATGCCAATTGTTGTTTTTCCCTCATCCGGCGGATCGCACTTTGAATACAACGATTTTGGAATGATTGATGCATCCCAGGAATTTATAGAATCTGGAAAAGTACAGTTTTTTGCATTAGCCAGTATAGATAGTGAAAGCTGGCTGCATGACTCCAAGCCGGCGCACGACCGGGCATTGGCGCATGAGGCATATGACCGTTATGTGATTGGAGAAGCCATTCCTTTTATCAAACATCAGACAAATTGGTTTGATCCGATGATGGCAACTGGCTGCAGCATGGGTGCTTATCATGCGCTGAATTTTTTCTTGCGGCACCCGGATGTTTTTCAGACAACCGTTGCACTTAGCGGCGTGTATGATGCCCGTTTCTTTTTTGGAGATTATAGAGATGATCCGCTGGTATATGAAAATTCACCAAGTGATTATATCTGGAATCAGAATGATGGCTGGTTTATGGACCGTTACCGCTCTGCAAAAACCATTATCTGTACAGGGCTTGGCGACTGGGAACAGGACGGACTGCCTTCTTTCTATACATTGAAAGAAGCGTTTGCAGAGAAACAGATTCCCGCCTGGTTTGATGAGTGGGGAGATGATGTATCTCATGACTGGATCTGGTGGAGAAAACAGATGCCTTATTATCTGAAAAAACTATTTTCCTGA
- a CDS encoding alpha/beta hydrolase yields MRQSYFYLKLETHELPMAYKKEKRRVRVLLPKDYGKEENRHYPVVYMHDGQNVFYSSEAFSGYSWKVIPAIKRNPDLPKMIVVGIDNGEQDRIHEYTPWKITESPLPEDIELGGRGTEFAEFIMKIVKPFVDENYRTKSDKYHTAMIGSSLGGNISAFMGIEYKNQIGCLGIFSLANWITSQAFDHYIERETLDPEQRIYIQVGTEEGDDTDRKLMYGNMKQAYIDCSLKYYQQLIKGHVPIEQIDLNIFSDEEHNEVFWSKHLPECLRFLSADWS; encoded by the coding sequence ATGAGACAATCCTATTTTTATTTAAAACTGGAAACACATGAACTTCCCATGGCTTATAAAAAGGAGAAACGCCGCGTACGGGTGCTATTACCAAAGGATTATGGAAAAGAAGAAAATCGGCATTATCCTGTTGTTTATATGCATGATGGGCAGAATGTCTTTTACAGCAGTGAAGCATTCAGCGGTTACTCCTGGAAAGTTATTCCTGCGATCAAGCGGAATCCGGATCTCCCGAAAATGATTGTTGTTGGTATCGACAACGGAGAACAGGATCGTATCCATGAATATACGCCCTGGAAAATCACGGAAAGTCCGCTGCCGGAAGATATTGAGCTTGGCGGGAGAGGTACGGAATTTGCGGAATTTATAATGAAAATTGTTAAGCCCTTTGTTGATGAAAACTATCGGACCAAATCGGATAAATATCATACGGCTATGATTGGCAGTTCCTTAGGTGGAAATATTTCTGCATTTATGGGAATCGAATACAAGAACCAAATTGGCTGCCTGGGTATTTTCTCGCTTGCAAACTGGATTACCAGCCAAGCATTTGATCATTATATAGAAAGAGAAACATTAGATCCGGAACAGCGTATCTATATCCAAGTCGGAACAGAAGAAGGGGATGATACGGATCGGAAATTAATGTATGGGAATATGAAGCAGGCGTATATCGATTGTTCCCTGAAATATTATCAGCAGCTGATCAAAGGCCATGTTCCTATTGAACAAATTGATTTAAATATTTTTTCGGATGAGGAACATAATGAAGTATTCTGGTCGAAACATCTTCCGGAATGTTTGCGTTTTTTAAGTGCCGATTGGTCATGA